The genome window ACGCATCCGTAGACGGCATCGACACCACGCGTACCTTGCGGCCTGCGGCAGTCAGCTTGTCATACGCGCCGACAGCCAGTTCGACTTCAGAACCGGTGGCAATCAGGATCAGCTCAGGCTGGCCGTCGCTGTCTTTCAGCACGTAGCCGCCTTTCGCCACGTTCGCCAACTGTTCAGCAGTACGTGACTGCTGCGCCAGGTTCTGACGGGACAGGATCAGCGACGTCGGGCCATCCTGACGCTCAATGGCGTATTTCCACGCCACCGCCGTTTCCACCTGGTCTGCCGGACGCCAGTTGCTCATGTTCGGCGTCACGCGCAGACTGGCCAGCTGTTCAACCGGCTGGTGCGTCGGGCCGTCTTCGCCCAGACCGATGGAGTCGTGGGTGTAAACGTAGATGCTGCGGATTTTCATCAGCGCGGCCATACGCACGGCGTTACGCGCGTATTCCACGAACATCAGGAAGGTCGCGGTGTACGGCACAAAGCCACCGTGCAGCGCAATCCCGTTGGCAATCGCCGTCATGCCGAATTCGCGCACGCCGTAGTGGATGTAGTTGCCCGCGTGGTCTTTATCCAGCGATACCGAGCCGGACCAGATGGTCAGGTTACTCGGTGCCAGGTCGGCAGAGCCGCCCAGGAATTCTGGCAGCAGCTTGCCGTAGGCTTCCAGCGCGTTCTGTGAGGCTTTGCGGCTGGCGATTTTCGCCGGATTGGCCTGCAAATCGTCGATAAATTTCTGTGCGTCCGCCTGCCAGTTGGCCGGCAGTTCACCGCCGGTGCGACGTTTGAACTCGGCAGCCAGTTCCGGGTACGCGCTGGCGTAGGCGGCAAACGCCTCGTCCCAGGCCGCTTCCTTACGCTGACCGGCTGGTTTGGCGTCCCAGGCGGCATAAATGTCAGCCGGGATCTCAAACGGTGCATACGCCCAGCCCAGCTGTTCGCGGGAGGCCGCCACTTCTGCATCGCCCAGCGGCGCGCCGTGGGAATCGTGCGTGCCAGCCTTGTTCGGTGAACCGAAGCCAATCACGGTTTTGCACATCAGCAGCGACGGCTTGTCGGTTACCAGCTGAGCTTCGCCGATGGCGCGTTTGATGGCGTCCGCATCGTGGCCGTCCACGCCGCGCACAACGTGCCAGCCGTAGGCTTCAAAGCGGGCCGCGGTATCGTCGGTAAACCAGCCTTCAACGTGGCCGTCGATGGAGATGCCGTTGTCATCATAAAACGCGGTCAGTTTGCCGAGCTTCATGGTGCCGGCCAGCGAGCAGACTTCGTGGGAAATCCCTTCCATCATGCAGCCATCGCCCAGGAAGGCGTAGGTGTGATGGTCGACAATCTCGTGGCCCGGACGGTTGAACTGCGCCGCCAGCGTGCGCTCGGCAATCGCCATACCGACCGCGTTGGCGATACCCTGACCCAGCGGGCCGGTGGTGGTTTCGACGCCCGCGGTGTAGCCGTATTCGGGGTGACCCGGCGTTTTGGAGTGCAGCTGGCGGAAGTTCTTCAGTTCTTCAATCGGCAGGTCGTAGCCGGAGAGATGCAGCAGGCTGTAAATCAGCATGGACGCGTGGCCGTTGGACAGCACGAAGCGGTCGCGGTTGGCCCAGTTGGGGTTGGCCGGATTATGGTTGAGGTAATCGCGCCACAGCACTTCGGCGATATCGGCCATGCCCATCGGTGCGCCCGGGTGACCGGATTTGGCTTTCTGCACCCCATCCATGCTCAGCGCGCGGATAGCATTGGCAAGTTCTTTACGAGAGGACATGCTTGACTCCTGAAATTACAGCTTGGCTGCCAGCAGCGCTTCCAGCTTTTGTTGATCGGCTGCGAACAGACGAATGCCTTCCGCCAGTTTATCGACGGCCATCGGATCCTGATGATGCTCCCAGCGGAATTCAGCTTCAGAGAGCGGAGAGGGATGATGGAACGCTTCAGTTGATGGCGTCAGCTGGCGTTCAACGGGCGCATCGCTGTTTTTCAACTGCTCCAGCAGCGCAGGGGAGATCGTCAGGCGATCGCATCCCGCCAGCGCCAAAATCTGCTCCACTTTGCGGAAACTGGCGCCCATGATCACGGTTTGGTAGCGGTGGCGTTTGTAGTAGTCATAGATATTACGTACGGAGATGACGCCGGGATCGTTTTCTGCCTGATAGTCGCTGGTGGGCTGCCTTTCCTGATACCAGTCATAAATCCGGCCCACAAACGGGGAGATCAGAAAGACGCCTGCTTCGGCACAGGCGCGCGCCTGCGCGAATGAGAACAGCAGCGTCAGGTTACAGTTGATCCCTTCTTTTTCCAGCTCTTCAGCCGCGCGAATCCCTTCCCAGGTGGCGGCGAGCTTGATCAGAATGCGTGAGCGCGGAATCTCTTTTTCCTGATACATTCCAATGAGCTTGCGTGCTTTCGCCACGCACATACCGCGATCGAATGAGAGGCGGGCATCCACTTCGGTGGAGATACGTCCCGGAATGCTTTTCAGCACTTCCGCCCCGATGTTTACCGCCAGTCGGTCGCTGGCGTTGATGAGCTGAGTCTCTTTGCTACCGCCTTGCTGGTGCGCGTAAGCAATCGCGTCATCAAACAGCGGCTGATACTGCGGCAGCGTCGCAGCCTTGAGAATCAGTGAGGGATTCGTGGTGGCATCTTGCGGTGAAAATTGACGAATGGAGTCGATATCGCCGCTATCAGCGACCACCACGGTAAATTGTTTAAGGGCTTCGAGTTGGTTCATGAGTGAGCTCCTTGGCATATCAAAAAAGACAATGAGCGGAATCGTGTCCGCCGCGCCATGCCACACTGCACCATTAGTGGGCAGAATGACATGCGCTTTTTCTGATTACTGTCATTGGAAAAGACGTTGCGAAGAGGGACATGCGCGGCGTGGTTGTGCGAACGCCGCCGCCAGCGGTGCTTAACGGGCGCTTTCCTGATGCTCGTAATAGCCGATTTTTTCAACCTTCGATGCGGAGCCGCCGCCTTCAAACTCGGCATCCAGCCAGGCGCCCACAATCTCTTTTGCCAGTTCGGGGCCAATGACCCGCGCGCCGAGCGCGATAATTTGCGCATTGTTGCTTTTTCTGGCCCGTTGAGCGGAATAGGTGTCATGGCACTGTGCTGCACGTACGCCGG of Pectobacterium carotovorum contains these proteins:
- the tkt gene encoding transketolase, translating into MSSRKELANAIRALSMDGVQKAKSGHPGAPMGMADIAEVLWRDYLNHNPANPNWANRDRFVLSNGHASMLIYSLLHLSGYDLPIEELKNFRQLHSKTPGHPEYGYTAGVETTTGPLGQGIANAVGMAIAERTLAAQFNRPGHEIVDHHTYAFLGDGCMMEGISHEVCSLAGTMKLGKLTAFYDDNGISIDGHVEGWFTDDTAARFEAYGWHVVRGVDGHDADAIKRAIGEAQLVTDKPSLLMCKTVIGFGSPNKAGTHDSHGAPLGDAEVAASREQLGWAYAPFEIPADIYAAWDAKPAGQRKEAAWDEAFAAYASAYPELAAEFKRRTGGELPANWQADAQKFIDDLQANPAKIASRKASQNALEAYGKLLPEFLGGSADLAPSNLTIWSGSVSLDKDHAGNYIHYGVREFGMTAIANGIALHGGFVPYTATFLMFVEYARNAVRMAALMKIRSIYVYTHDSIGLGEDGPTHQPVEQLASLRVTPNMSNWRPADQVETAVAWKYAIERQDGPTSLILSRQNLAQQSRTAEQLANVAKGGYVLKDSDGQPELILIATGSEVELAVGAYDKLTAAGRKVRVVSMPSTDAFDKQDAAYREAVLPKAVSARVAIEAGIADYWFKYVGLNGAIVGMTSFGESAPAEQLFDVFGFTVDNVVEKAQALLK
- the tal gene encoding transaldolase, which gives rise to MNQLEALKQFTVVVADSGDIDSIRQFSPQDATTNPSLILKAATLPQYQPLFDDAIAYAHQQGGSKETQLINASDRLAVNIGAEVLKSIPGRISTEVDARLSFDRGMCVAKARKLIGMYQEKEIPRSRILIKLAATWEGIRAAEELEKEGINCNLTLLFSFAQARACAEAGVFLISPFVGRIYDWYQERQPTSDYQAENDPGVISVRNIYDYYKRHRYQTVIMGASFRKVEQILALAGCDRLTISPALLEQLKNSDAPVERQLTPSTEAFHHPSPLSEAEFRWEHHQDPMAVDKLAEGIRLFAADQQKLEALLAAKL